The DNA sequence TTTTCAACTGGAAGTCTCCGAAATCAACGACGGCACCATCGAAATCAAAGGCATTGCGCGGGAACCGGGTTTCCGCACCAAACTGGCGGTGTGGTCGCGCGACGACAAGGTCGATCCCGTCGGGGCCTGCGTCGGACTGCGCGGGCAGAGGGTGAAAAACATCGTCCGCGAGTTGAACAACGAGAAGGTGGACATCATCAAATGGGAACCGAACGTCCGGAATTTCATCACCAACGCGCTCGCACCGGCCAAGTTGAAGGCTTTTGAAATCGACGAAGCCAGGCGGCGCGTGAAAATCCTGGTGAGCGAGGATCAGCTTTCGCTGGCCATCGGCAAACGCGGCCAGAACGCGCGGTTGACGTCCAAACTCACCGGATGGCAGGTGGACATCGAGCACGAACACCTGACGACCATGGGCTTCGAAGAAAAAGTCGCCCAGGCGGTGAAGGCGGTGGCCTCCATTCCCGGGATTACACAGGAACAGGCGGATGTACTGGTGCATCGGGGATTCTTGAGTCTGGAAGATCTGCTGCAAGCGGAAGCCGGCGATCTTGCGGAAATCCCGGAGATCGGCGAGCACGCCCCGACGATCATCGACGCGATCCGCACCGAAGCGGGCCGGCGCAGCCCGACGACGGTTGCCTAGCAGATTATGCGATTGGCAATCCCAACGTCCGCATGTTAACCACATGAAGACTTTGCGGAACAACCGGCTGGAAAAAAGCATTTATGCCCGTTCGTATTTACGACATAGCGAAGAAACTTGGAATCGAAAGCAAGGATGTCCTTGTCAAGGCCAAGGAACTGGGCATAGCCGGGGCCAAGGTTCCGTCGAGTTCGCTCGATAAAATCACGGCGGAGTATCTGGAGGAGCAATTAGGCGGAGGAAAGCCTGCGGCGGTCGCCGAGCCCCCACCCGCGTCGCAGCCCATTCTGATCGTATCCGCTCCAGCCGAACCACCTCCCCCGGTTTCTGAAGCTCAGGAACCACAAAGTCCTTCAGTCGGACCGACGGAAGCCGAGACCGAGACGTCATCCCCCGCTGAAATCGCGACTGAAGTTGTCGAAGCGACATCTGCACCGCCTCCGCCAATCACCCGGGTGGCTCCCCCCTCACCTCCAAAACCTGGGATTGGGGAAAAGGTTGGATTCATTCAGCTGCCGCAGAAGCCCGCGCCCAAACCCGGGCTGAAAACGGGGGCGATGAAACCGCCGCAGAGACCTGCGCCTGCAACGAGGCCGGGCGCCGCTCCGATGCCGCTGAAAGCAGGCGCCAGACCTGCGGCGCAACCCTCGACTCCCGCGACGCCCAAATTCGTTCCTCCCACAACCGGTGAACTGATCACGCTAAAGCCTCCGGTCGTGGTCCGCGACCTCGCTGAGCAGCTAAAGCGCAAGCCGTTTCAGTTGATTGCCGACCTCATGGAACTCGGCGTGTTCGCCAACGTCAACCAGTCCGTTGACGAGACCACCGCACAAAAGCTCTGCGCAAAATACGGTTTCCGGTTCGAGGTGGAGAAACGCGAACGCGGTGCCGGCATCGTTCACGCGCCACCGCGGCCGGTCGAACGTGATCTGGAAGACAAGCCGGAGGATCTCCGACTCCGGGCGCCGGTGGTCACCATCATGGGCCACGTTGACCACGGCAAGACAACCCTGCTTGATGTGATCCGCAAGTCGAACGTGGCTGCCAAGGAAGCCGGCGGCATCACCCAGCACATCGGCGCATACACGATTTCCATTCCGCACCCCGAACGGAAGAGCGAACTGCAGCAAATCACGTTTCTTGACACGCCGGGCCACGCCGCGTTCAGCTCGATGCGCGCCCGCGGCGCGAACGTCACCGATATTGTAGTGTTGGTTGTGGCCGCCAATGACGGCGTCATGCCGCAAACCCTCGAAGCCCTGAGCCACGCGCAGGCGGCGAAAGTTCCAATTATCGTCGCTGTCAACAAGTGCGATCACCCGAACGCCAATCCGATGAAAGTCCGCCAGCAGTTGCAGGACAAAGGGCTGGTTTGTGAGGAATGGGGCGGCTCCACCATTTTCGTGGATGTCTCGGCACTCACGAAACGGGGCGTGGACAAGCTGCTCGAAATGATCGTGCTTCAGGCCGAGGTCCTCGAGTTGAAGGCGAATCCGACGCGTCCCGCCAAAGGCAATGTCATCGAGTCCGGTCTTGAACCCGGAGGTCCGACCGCCACCGTCCTGGTCCGCAAAGGCACGCTGCATGTGGGCGACATCGTGATTTGCGGCGAATACTGGGGCAGGGTGCGCGCCCTGATCAACGAAGAGGGCAACCGGTTGAAGGAAGCGGGGCCTTCGGTCGCCGTGAAAGTGCTCGGATTGAACGGTGTCCCCGAAGCCGGACTGGAGTTCAGCGTGGTGGAGAACGAAAAAGACGCGCGCGGACTCGCGGAGGAGCGCACCGAAAAGGTGCGCAGCGAGGACAAGGAGCGCCGCCCGAAGGTCACGCTCGAAAACCTGTTCGAGACCCTGGCGTCGGAAACCAGCAAGGTTCTTAAAGTTGTCGTCAAGGCCGACACTCAGGGCTCGGTTGAAGCCATCGTTGAAGCGCTCAAGAAGATCGACGCGGAAAAAGTCGCCCTCGATATCATCCACAGCGCCGTCGGCACGATCACAGAATCCGACGTGATCCTGGCTTCGGCCTCCAAAGCAATCGTGCTTGGGTTTCACACCCGCGTTGACAATGGCGTATCCGAGGTCGCCAAACGCGAAGGCGTGCAGATCAAGCTCTACGCGATCATTTACGAACTGATTGACGAGGTAAAAGAGGCGATGGCCGGCCTGCTGGACCCGTTGATCCGGGAAGTCATCGTGGGCTCGGCGGAGGTGCGCAAGGTTTTCGCCCTGTCCAAAGGTGGCAATGTCGCCGGCTGTGTCGTGGCCAGCGGACGGATCGTCAAAGGCAAGATGCGCGTTCAACGGCGCAAGGGGCTCATCTATGAGGGGGTTTCCCTCTCCTTGAGGCGTTTCCAGGACGAAGTCAACGAAGTCCGCGCGGGGATGGAATGCGGAATTCGGCTCGATGGTTTTAATGACTACCAGGTCGGGGACTCCATCGAGTGTTACACTCAGGAGAAGGTGCCGCAAAAACTGTGACCACTGCGCCCCGCCGCGGCGCAATCAACCTATCCCAATCCATGCAGTCCCTCCGACACCAGCGCGTGCGTGAGCTTCTCAAGCGCGAAATCGGCGAGGTTATCCGGCGCGAAATCCCTGTTGGCGAAGCGGGTCTGATCACGGTGAACGACGTGGGCGTCTCCGGCGACCTGCAATCAGCCACGGTTTTCGTGGGAATTGTGGGCACGGCCGACCAGCAACGAAAAGGTATTGAACTCCTCAAGCGGGAACGGCTGCGCATTCAGGGCCTCGTCGGACGCGCCGTCGTCCTAAAATACACACCTAAATTGCGCTTCATGCGTGACGACTCGGTCGCGCGGGGCAATCGCGTGCTGGAAATCATGGAAGAACTCGAACGCTCCAGGCCGCCATCATGAAGACGCCTCCCGGCATCGTTGGGCGGATCCTCGCCGAGCTCGGCCGCTCCGGGAGTGTTTGCGTGGCCGGTCATGTGCGTCCGGACGGTGACTGCATCGGCTCGCAACTGGGCCTGGCAATGGCGCTTCAAAACCTGGGCAAAAAGGTCGTTTGCTGGAACGAGGACAGGGTTCCGCAAAAGCTTGCCTTCCTCGATCCCCGAAATCTAATTCAACCTCCGTCGCCCGGCCATCAGTTTGATTGCGTCGTTGCCACCGATTCGGCCAGTTTTGACCGTCTCGGCAAGGTGGGCAAATGCGTCCAAAACCGCCGTCTTCTCGTCAACATCGACCACCACGCGAGCAACACGCGGTACGGAGATCTGAACTGGGTGTCCGCCCGCGAGTCGTCCACCGGTGAATTGGTCTTCCACCTCCTGAGGACCGCCGGCTGGCCGGTCACATCGGCGATCGCCGATTGCCTGTTCACCGCCGTCTCGACGGATACCGGCTCCTTTCAATATCCGAGCACGCAGCCTTCCACCTACCGGGTGGCCGCGGAACTGGTGAAGCTCGGCGCGAACCTCGCCAGGATTTGCAATGAAGTTTACCAGTCGTTCCCGCTTTCGCGCGTCCGGCTGTTGAAACATGTCTATAATCATTTCCACCTGACACACGAGAATCAGATCGCCTGGTTCTGGCTCAAAAAGGCCGACTTCACTCGCGCGGGCGCGGACGCCGCGGACAGCGAAGGGCTTATTGACCACATTCGCGCAATCGAGCCGGTCGTCGTCGCCTGCGTCTTCGAGGAGGTGGAACCCGGTTTGACGCGCGTCAGCCTCCGCTCCAAAAGCAACCGGGTCAACGTCAGCGAAATCGCCGGCGGATTCGGGGGCGGTGGCCACCCCGCGGCGTCCGGCGCGCGCATTTCCGGCAAACCAGCATCCGTTCAACGCCGGGTGCTCGCCGCCCTCAAGAAGGCACTCGATTCCGCGCATTAGTTCATGCACGAATTTGATCCGCTCGACGGCGCGCTGCTCATCGACAAACCCGTTGGCCCCACCTCGCACGACGTGGTGGATGCCATCCGCCGACGTTTCCAGATCAGGAAGGTCGGCCACTGCGGCACGCTTGATCCGAACGCCTCCGGCCTGCTCGTCATCGTGCTGGGCCGCGGCACCAAACTTTCGGAGAAGTTGATGTCCTCCGACAAGGTCTATGAGGGCACGCTGAAACTCGGCGAGACGACGAGCAGTTACGACGCCGATGGTGAATTGACCGGTTCACTGCCAGTGCCACCGTTGACGGTCGAACAATTGAACGAGCTCGCGGCGACGTTTGTGGGCGACCAGATGCAATTACCGCCGATGGTTTCGGCGATAAAAAAGGATGGCGTGCCGCTCTACAAACTTGCGCGCAAAGGCATCGAAGTCGAGCGCAAGGAACGGATGATTCACATCTACAACTTCCGTTTCACCTCCTATCACGAGCCTCTGGGACAGTTTCGAATCGCCTGCACGAAGGGCACCTACGTCCGCACCCTGGCGCACGACCTCGGCCAGAAGCTCGGCTGCGGCGCACACCTTGCCGCGCTGCGCCGCACCGCCTCGGGCAAATTTGCCGTGTCCGACGCGCTGCCGCTCGACCAGGCGCTTTCGCTGTCAACCGGCGAACTCGAGGGCCGGATAATGCCGTTTTTGCAGCTCGCGCGCGAGGCTCAGCTTTTTCGCGCGTCGTAAGCCGCGCATTTTTCCTTCAAGTTTTGCGCGCCGCGAACCACCCTTCACCTTCATGAAAACTCTGAGCGCAGCCGGAGAGTTGCGGCCTGGATCGCGCAAGGTCTCCGCGGCCATCGGCATGTTCGACGGCGTGCATCTGGGCCATCAGCAGGTCATCCGACAAACGGTCGAGGATGCCCGGCAGCACGAAGGAGTCGCGGTGGCCATTACGTTCGACTGTCACCCGAATTCCGTCGTCGCCCCCGAACGCAACCCCCCGCTGATTTATTCGCAGTCGCAGAAGTTGCGCGTGATCGAATCTCTGGGAATCGACTCCGCGCTATTGATCCACTTCGACCGGATGTTCAGTGAAATACCCGGCGAACAGTTCATTCGCGGTCTCGCGCGGGACTTCGGCCGCCTGCACAGTCTGTGCGTGGGCAGCGCCTTCACCTTTGGTTTCCGGCGCGGCGGCAACGTCGATTTGCTGAAACGACTGGGCAAAGAATTGAAGTTCACCGTGCATGGGCTGGCCTCGGTTTCGCTCGGAGGGAACGGGGTCAGTAGCACGCGGATTCGCGAGGCCATCCGCACCGGCGACCTCGATGCGGCCAGTCAGATGCTCGGCCGCGCCTATTCGCTTGGAGGAAAAGTCGTTCACGGCCGGGAACTCGGCGGAAAACTCGGCTTTCCGACGGCCAACGTTGACGTCGCTGGACTGGCCACTCCCCCCAACGGGGTGTACGCGGTGCATGCGTCGGTTCAGGACCGTCAATATCGTGGCGTCGCCAACATCGGTTTCCGTCCCACCCTCCAGAATGCAAATCCACAACTTCAGGTCGAAGTTCACCTGCTCGATTTCTCCGGCGACCTCTACGGGCGGGAGCTGGAAATCACGTTTGTGGAAAAACTGCGCGACGAACAGAAGTTCCCTTCGCGCGAGGCGTTGCAGGAACAGATCCGGCGCGACATTGAAACTGCGCGGAGAATATTTTAATGCGGCGGCCTGCTTTGCTCAGACCTCTGCTTCGACACCCGGCCGATTGCCGGATTGAATGACGGATTGCAACACCCGCGCCAGTTCGCGAATTTCATACGGCTTGGCCACGACGCCGCAAAAGCCGTATTTTCGAAACTCGGCCATGACCGGGTCGTTGGAGTAGCCGCTGGAGACAATCGCTCTGGCGCCCGGGTCGAGTTCAAGCAGCCGCTGAATGGCCTCCTTCCCGCCCATGCCACCGGGGATGGTAAGGTCCATGATGACCGCGGAGAACGGCCGTCCTCCCTCCCGCGCTTCCTGGTACCGCCGGATGGCCTCCGCCCCGTCGCGCGCCAGCTCCGCCTCGTACCCCAGACGCTTCAGGGCGA is a window from the Candidatus Angelobacter sp. genome containing:
- the nusA gene encoding transcription termination factor NusA, which produces MNAEFLAILEYWEREKGINKDVLVKAVEEALLSAAKKAVGPARELRCAIDPKTGDIRAFAKLVVSEKAASKHDQISLFDARRIKSDAQLGDEIEVEVTPANFGRIASQNAKQALMQHIRRAEKELIYSEFKDRTGDIVSGTVRRFERSDVSIDLGKFEALLPNRERVPTEEYQIGERIRCYVKAVEQSVHGPEIILSRADPQFVVKLFQLEVSEINDGTIEIKGIAREPGFRTKLAVWSRDDKVDPVGACVGLRGQRVKNIVRELNNEKVDIIKWEPNVRNFITNALAPAKLKAFEIDEARRRVKILVSEDQLSLAIGKRGQNARLTSKLTGWQVDIEHEHLTTMGFEEKVAQAVKAVASIPGITQEQADVLVHRGFLSLEDLLQAEAGDLAEIPEIGEHAPTIIDAIRTEAGRRSPTTVA
- a CDS encoding bifunctional riboflavin kinase/FAD synthetase, with amino-acid sequence MKTLSAAGELRPGSRKVSAAIGMFDGVHLGHQQVIRQTVEDARQHEGVAVAITFDCHPNSVVAPERNPPLIYSQSQKLRVIESLGIDSALLIHFDRMFSEIPGEQFIRGLARDFGRLHSLCVGSAFTFGFRRGGNVDLLKRLGKELKFTVHGLASVSLGGNGVSSTRIREAIRTGDLDAASQMLGRAYSLGGKVVHGRELGGKLGFPTANVDVAGLATPPNGVYAVHASVQDRQYRGVANIGFRPTLQNANPQLQVEVHLLDFSGDLYGRELEITFVEKLRDEQKFPSREALQEQIRRDIETARRIF
- the rbfA gene encoding 30S ribosome-binding factor RbfA gives rise to the protein MQSLRHQRVRELLKREIGEVIRREIPVGEAGLITVNDVGVSGDLQSATVFVGIVGTADQQRKGIELLKRERLRIQGLVGRAVVLKYTPKLRFMRDDSVARGNRVLEIMEELERSRPPS
- the truB gene encoding tRNA pseudouridine(55) synthase TruB, whose product is MHEFDPLDGALLIDKPVGPTSHDVVDAIRRRFQIRKVGHCGTLDPNASGLLVIVLGRGTKLSEKLMSSDKVYEGTLKLGETTSSYDADGELTGSLPVPPLTVEQLNELAATFVGDQMQLPPMVSAIKKDGVPLYKLARKGIEVERKERMIHIYNFRFTSYHEPLGQFRIACTKGTYVRTLAHDLGQKLGCGAHLAALRRTASGKFAVSDALPLDQALSLSTGELEGRIMPFLQLAREAQLFRAS
- a CDS encoding bifunctional oligoribonuclease/PAP phosphatase NrnA, giving the protein MKTPPGIVGRILAELGRSGSVCVAGHVRPDGDCIGSQLGLAMALQNLGKKVVCWNEDRVPQKLAFLDPRNLIQPPSPGHQFDCVVATDSASFDRLGKVGKCVQNRRLLVNIDHHASNTRYGDLNWVSARESSTGELVFHLLRTAGWPVTSAIADCLFTAVSTDTGSFQYPSTQPSTYRVAAELVKLGANLARICNEVYQSFPLSRVRLLKHVYNHFHLTHENQIAWFWLKKADFTRAGADAADSEGLIDHIRAIEPVVVACVFEEVEPGLTRVSLRSKSNRVNVSEIAGGFGGGGHPAASGARISGKPASVQRRVLAALKKALDSAH
- the infB gene encoding translation initiation factor IF-2, which gives rise to MPVRIYDIAKKLGIESKDVLVKAKELGIAGAKVPSSSLDKITAEYLEEQLGGGKPAAVAEPPPASQPILIVSAPAEPPPPVSEAQEPQSPSVGPTEAETETSSPAEIATEVVEATSAPPPPITRVAPPSPPKPGIGEKVGFIQLPQKPAPKPGLKTGAMKPPQRPAPATRPGAAPMPLKAGARPAAQPSTPATPKFVPPTTGELITLKPPVVVRDLAEQLKRKPFQLIADLMELGVFANVNQSVDETTAQKLCAKYGFRFEVEKRERGAGIVHAPPRPVERDLEDKPEDLRLRAPVVTIMGHVDHGKTTLLDVIRKSNVAAKEAGGITQHIGAYTISIPHPERKSELQQITFLDTPGHAAFSSMRARGANVTDIVVLVVAANDGVMPQTLEALSHAQAAKVPIIVAVNKCDHPNANPMKVRQQLQDKGLVCEEWGGSTIFVDVSALTKRGVDKLLEMIVLQAEVLELKANPTRPAKGNVIESGLEPGGPTATVLVRKGTLHVGDIVICGEYWGRVRALINEEGNRLKEAGPSVAVKVLGLNGVPEAGLEFSVVENEKDARGLAEERTEKVRSEDKERRPKVTLENLFETLASETSKVLKVVVKADTQGSVEAIVEALKKIDAEKVALDIIHSAVGTITESDVILASASKAIVLGFHTRVDNGVSEVAKREGVQIKLYAIIYELIDEVKEAMAGLLDPLIREVIVGSAEVRKVFALSKGGNVAGCVVASGRIVKGKMRVQRRKGLIYEGVSLSLRRFQDEVNEVRAGMECGIRLDGFNDYQVGDSIECYTQEKVPQKL